A window of Synechococcus sp. MEDNS5 contains these coding sequences:
- a CDS encoding ABC transporter ATP-binding protein: protein MTDAPGAVLELQQLRLRYPGSPAWTLDGLDLRLEAGERLALVGPSGCGKSTVARAAIQLLPQGSRCEGGLSLNGHDPRRLAIPDLRALRGDSVGLVFQDPMTRLNPLMTVGGHLLDTLRAHHPEMDAPSRRQRAEELLEQVGIGAERFKAYPHEFSGGMRQRLAIALAIVLRPPLVIADEPTTSLDVAVAGQVMAALRELCDDLGSALLLITHDLAMAHRWCERMAVLDGGKVAEINRSDVVLTYPSSRVGQRLLAAARAREGGATPAAPSATMVLNVQELRCWHNLGGPPWAPNWLKAVDGVSFQLKAGETLGVVGGSGCGKSTLCRALMGLTPIRGGRVQLFERDLLLSRGRDAKAMRRSIQMVFQDPLACLNPAMTVADAIADPLLIHGLESRASARERARELLERVGLGPAERFQNRLPRQLSGGQQQRVAIARALALDPKVLICDESVSMLDAEIQSDVLGLLRQLQQELGLAMIFVTHDLSVASGFCHRLIVLDHGHIVESGPGDQLLSNPKAEITRTLVDACPRLPV from the coding sequence ATGACCGACGCACCTGGGGCCGTTCTGGAACTCCAACAGCTGCGCCTGCGTTACCCGGGCAGCCCCGCCTGGACCCTCGACGGCCTGGATCTACGCCTGGAAGCCGGGGAGCGGCTGGCGCTGGTAGGGCCTTCCGGCTGCGGCAAAAGCACCGTTGCCCGTGCTGCCATACAACTGCTGCCCCAGGGAAGCCGCTGCGAGGGAGGCCTGTCTCTCAATGGCCATGATCCGCGCCGCCTGGCGATTCCCGATCTGCGCGCACTCCGGGGAGACTCGGTCGGCCTGGTGTTCCAGGACCCGATGACCCGGCTCAATCCCCTGATGACTGTGGGGGGGCATCTTCTGGACACCCTTAGGGCCCACCATCCGGAGATGGACGCACCATCGAGGCGGCAACGGGCCGAAGAGCTGCTGGAACAGGTGGGCATCGGTGCTGAACGCTTCAAGGCCTACCCCCATGAATTCAGCGGCGGCATGCGCCAGCGCCTGGCCATCGCCTTGGCCATTGTTCTGCGCCCACCCCTGGTGATCGCTGATGAACCCACCACCAGCCTGGATGTGGCTGTGGCCGGTCAGGTGATGGCCGCCCTGCGTGAACTCTGTGACGACCTCGGCAGCGCCCTGCTGCTGATCACCCACGACCTGGCCATGGCCCACCGCTGGTGTGAACGCATGGCAGTGCTGGACGGAGGCAAGGTGGCGGAAATCAATCGCAGCGACGTGGTGCTCACCTATCCAAGTTCGCGGGTGGGGCAGCGACTGCTGGCGGCGGCCCGAGCTCGGGAGGGGGGGGCAACCCCGGCAGCCCCTTCAGCAACCATGGTGCTGAACGTGCAGGAGCTGCGCTGCTGGCACAACCTGGGCGGGCCGCCCTGGGCCCCAAACTGGTTGAAGGCGGTCGATGGGGTCAGCTTTCAGCTGAAAGCAGGCGAAACCCTGGGAGTAGTGGGCGGATCCGGCTGCGGCAAAAGCACGCTCTGCCGCGCTCTGATGGGGTTGACACCCATTCGCGGAGGACGAGTGCAGCTGTTCGAACGGGACCTGCTGCTGTCCCGGGGACGGGATGCCAAAGCGATGCGTCGCTCCATCCAGATGGTGTTTCAGGACCCCTTGGCGTGCCTCAATCCCGCCATGACGGTGGCAGATGCCATCGCCGATCCTCTGCTGATTCATGGCTTGGAATCCCGTGCCTCGGCGAGGGAACGGGCCCGGGAGCTACTGGAACGGGTGGGCCTGGGACCAGCGGAACGTTTTCAGAACCGCCTGCCTCGCCAGCTGTCCGGGGGCCAGCAGCAACGGGTAGCGATCGCAAGGGCGCTGGCCCTGGACCCGAAGGTGCTGATCTGCGATGAGAGCGTCAGCATGCTGGATGCGGAAATCCAATCCGACGTGCTGGGTCTGCTGCGCCAACTGCAGCAGGAGCTGGGGCTGGCGATGATCTTCGTCACCCATGACCTCTCGGTGGCCAGCGGCTTCTGTCACCGCCTGATCGTGCTGGATCACGGCCACATCGTGGAGAGCGGTCCAGGTGATCAACTGCTGAGCAACCCAAAGGCAGAGATCACGCGAACCCTGGTGGATGCCTGTCCGCGGCTGCCGGTCTGA